The Thermococcus sp. genomic interval TCGTTACGAAGTCCATCGGAATCGAGCCGAGGAAGGGCTACGACAACCCAACGATAGTGGAGCTCCCCTACGGCCTGATAAACGCGATGGGACTGCCAAATCCCGGTTGGAAAGGCTTTCTTGAGATGGTCGAGGGCTACACCTTCGACTTTCCGCTCATCGTTTCCATCTTCGGAGGAACACCTGAGGAGTTCGCCTTTCTCGCTGAAAAGCTGAGCGACGTTGGAGACGCCTTCGAGCTGAACCTCAGCTGTCCCCACGCGAAGGGCTACGGCATGGAGATCGGCCAGAAGCCGGAGAACGTGTATGATGTGGTTAAAGCAGTCAAGGACGCCACCGATAAGCCAGTTATAGCAAAGCTAACCCCGAACACCGATGACATAACGAAGCTCGGTTTGGCAGCTGAAAGGGCTGGAGCAGATGCGGTCTCGGCGATAAACACACTGAAGGCGATAGCCATCGACATCTACGCGAGAAGGCCAATACTGAGCAACAAGGTTGGGGGCTACTCCGGGCCGGGGGTTAAGCCCGTCGCTCTGAGAACCGTTTACGACCTCGCGAGAACCCTTGAAATCCCGGTTATAGGCATCGGGGGCATAACGACGTGGCAAGATGCCGTCGAGTTCCTCCTCGCTGGAGCTTCGGCTTTGCAGATAGGCACTGCCGTCTCGCTTCGCGGCTGGAAGGTTTTCAGGGAGATAAGCGAGGGAATTGAGAGGTATCTCGAAAGCGAGGGCTTTTCGAGCGTTAAAGACATCGTTGGCCTTGCCCTCGAGTGAGCGAAAGGGTTATCTAGTAGAAAATCCTACTATACTATGGTGAACTACTATGCCGATCACGAAGGTTACCCGCAACTACCAGATAACAATTCCCGCCGAGATAAGGAAGGCCCTCGGCATAAAGGAGGGCGAATACCTGAGTGTAGAGCTTAGGGGAGACGAGATAGTCATCAAAAAAGCCGAAATGGAGTGGCCGAGCCTTGACCTTGGAAGGGACTTCACGCCCGAAGAAATCGAGGAGAACTCCAGGAAAGCCCTTGCGGAGGCATCCAGATGGGAAGAGTAGCGGTCGTTGATACAAACGTCCTCATTTACTCTATCAACCGCAGTTCAGAGAGGTATGGGGAGGCAAGGGGACTGATAAACTCACTGGACAGGGTAGTTCTGCCAGTGGTTGTCGTTTATGAGTTCGTATGGAATCTGGCAGTGGCAGGGGTTGCACCCAAGGAAGGGGAGAAAACCCTGACAAGGATCCTTTTAAACGAGAAGGTTAGCCTCGTCGATGACAGAAGGTACCTACTTCCGGCCTTTGAGCTTTTCGGAAACCTCGGTTTAAAACATTACAACGACTCCGTGATCCTCGCGATAGCCAAGGAAATTGGGACCCTCGCAACCTACGACAAAAAGCTTAGAAACCGTGCCGGAAAACTTGGGATTAAACTGCTCCCGGAGGTGGTTGAATGAAGCGCGCGGTGGTTTTGTTCTCCGGTGGGCTGGACAGCACGGCCTGCCTCTACTGGGCGAAGGGGAACTACGACGAGGTGATAATGCTCACCGTCAACTACGGCAGCAACGAGGAGCGCGTTACGAACAGGGTTGCGGAGTTCTTCTCGAAGGAACTCAATGTCCCGCTGAAGATAATAAGGCTGGACTTCCTTGAGGAGTTTTCCAAACTGAGAGGAACGACACTAGTCGGCGGGGAGACGCCGAAGGTTACTGGGAAAGAACTCGAAGACATGAGCTTTGCCCAGGAGACCGCCAAGAGCGTCTGGGTTCCAGCGCGCAACGTGGTTTTAATAGCGGTAGCAGCTTCACTTTTGGATGCCCTTGGTGGCGGGGACATAATAGTGGGCTTCAACGCCGAGGAAGGAGCAACTTTCCCGGATAACACACCGGAGTTCGTGGAGAAGATGAACGAGATGCTCCGCTACG includes:
- a CDS encoding dihydroorotate dehydrogenase; this translates as VTKSIGIEPRKGYDNPTIVELPYGLINAMGLPNPGWKGFLEMVEGYTFDFPLIVSIFGGTPEEFAFLAEKLSDVGDAFELNLSCPHAKGYGMEIGQKPENVYDVVKAVKDATDKPVIAKLTPNTDDITKLGLAAERAGADAVSAINTLKAIAIDIYARRPILSNKVGGYSGPGVKPVALRTVYDLARTLEIPVIGIGGITTWQDAVEFLLAGASALQIGTAVSLRGWKVFREISEGIERYLESEGFSSVKDIVGLALE
- a CDS encoding AbrB/MazE/SpoVT family DNA-binding domain-containing protein produces the protein MPITKVTRNYQITIPAEIRKALGIKEGEYLSVELRGDEIVIKKAEMEWPSLDLGRDFTPEEIEENSRKALAEASRWEE
- a CDS encoding PIN domain-containing protein gives rise to the protein MGRVAVVDTNVLIYSINRSSERYGEARGLINSLDRVVLPVVVVYEFVWNLAVAGVAPKEGEKTLTRILLNEKVSLVDDRRYLLPAFELFGNLGLKHYNDSVILAIAKEIGTLATYDKKLRNRAGKLGIKLLPEVVE
- the queC gene encoding 7-cyano-7-deazaguanine synthase QueC, producing the protein MKRAVVLFSGGLDSTACLYWAKGNYDEVIMLTVNYGSNEERVTNRVAEFFSKELNVPLKIIRLDFLEEFSKLRGTTLVGGETPKVTGKELEDMSFAQETAKSVWVPARNVVLIAVAASLLDALGGGDIIVGFNAEEGATFPDNTPEFVEKMNEMLRYGTLSEVRVVAPLINLDKKGIAKLLKELNAKYEYSNSCYMPKGFTEDGKPIHCGECESCVRRHRGLIEGIGEDRTVYAVEPKI